One window of Nostoc sp. NIES-3756 genomic DNA carries:
- a CDS encoding MbtH family protein: MSREKTEDTTIYKVVVNHEEQYSIWPAGRENALGWRDAGRSGLKAECLEYIKEVWTDMKPLSLRQKMEELSKQK; this comes from the coding sequence ATGAGTAGAGAGAAGACTGAAGATACAACAATTTATAAAGTTGTAGTTAACCATGAGGAACAATATTCTATTTGGCCTGCTGGCAGGGAAAATGCTCTTGGTTGGAGAGACGCAGGCAGAAGCGGACTCAAAGCAGAATGTCTGGAATATATTAAGGAAGTTTGGACTGATATGAAACCTCTAAGTTTGCGGCAGAAAATGGAGGAGCTATCTAAGCAAAAATAA
- a CDS encoding non-ribosomal peptide synthetase, translating into MLTQEVQGFQLSPQQQRLWLLQQNNSVYRACGAIVITGDLQVNVLKSVLQKVVDRNEILRTKFYRPQGIKVPSQVIEASNFLFSEQEIISNYSLPQLINQLFLQENQSRQSEPEDLFTIKLLNVNQTTTILFLNISALCADVLTLKNLVAEISSCYSACLQKDDILDEPLQYADIAAWLNELLEAEETDAGRGYWRQIDIARCGSYKLINETPKQQIDKFQPQVFTKSINQQLVNKIDELTQKYQTTTETFLLTCWLILLWRLTGTFDLIIGTAFDGRNYEELKAGLGLFTKYVPLTCPLENDDRFTDILVKVNYTTTEMSDWQECFSWDANQQDGSIAFFPFCYEFTAAPQPHKAGEVTFTLYHHYVCSDRFKVKLTAVQTIDNELKAEFHYDGNLFAIADIENLANQFVCLLESAIKNPQANISQLNILTPAERKQLLIDFNNTQTPELPYQCIHHWFEAQCQQTPDNIAVVFAEQKLTYQELNKRANQLAHYLQSLGLGSEQLIGICVERSLLMVIGVLGILKAGAAYVPIDPNYPTERQEYILADAQMSLLLTQASLAANFPADNITTICLDTDTEAINQQPQTNPISSTNANNLAYVIYTSGSTGKPKGTLIEHSGLVNYLNWCTQVYKVEQGSGTLVHSSLGFDLTITSLFSPLLAGSQVELLPEHQGIETLAQTIKARSNLSLVKITPAHLELLSQQLTTQEAAGRTNAFIIGGENLTTQHINFWQKYAPNTVLINEYGPTETVVGCCIYQVPSTHNYSSSIPIGHPIANTQLYVLDQYLQPVPKGVIGELYIGGAGLARGYLNQPELTAQKFIPHPFNDEPGARLYKTGDQVRWRVDGTLEFLGRLDDQVKLRGFRIELGEIETLLCQHPTVKDAVVTVREDVAGDQRLVAYLVVQPESLSVEDLRSFLQQKLPDYMIPSAFLPLQNLPLTANGKVDRKALPAPDKINAEIEQFFVAPRNSLEAQMAEIWSQVLRVEKVGKVGIHHNFFTLGGHSLLVTQLISRMRDALGVELLIQDVFANPTVAELCVIVTQKLAEQVDDESLARSLAELADLSDEDIQLMLADSQ; encoded by the coding sequence ATGTTAACTCAGGAAGTCCAAGGTTTTCAACTTTCACCACAACAACAGCGTCTTTGGTTATTACAACAAAATAATTCTGTTTACCGTGCTTGCGGCGCAATTGTCATAACAGGCGATTTGCAAGTCAACGTATTAAAAAGTGTGTTGCAAAAGGTTGTTGATAGGAATGAAATTTTACGTACTAAGTTTTATCGCCCCCAAGGCATTAAAGTTCCTAGCCAAGTTATCGAAGCTAGTAACTTTTTGTTTTCAGAACAAGAAATTATTAGCAACTATAGTTTACCGCAATTAATAAACCAGCTATTTCTTCAAGAGAATCAATCTAGGCAAAGCGAACCAGAAGATTTATTTACAATAAAGTTATTAAACGTTAATCAAACTACTACTATTTTATTTCTTAATATCTCTGCTCTTTGTGCAGATGTTTTAACTTTAAAGAATTTAGTTGCAGAGATTAGCAGTTGCTATAGTGCCTGCTTGCAAAAAGACGATATTTTAGATGAACCTTTGCAATATGCTGATATCGCAGCCTGGTTAAATGAATTGCTAGAAGCAGAAGAAACTGATGCAGGTAGAGGATATTGGCGACAAATAGATATTGCTAGATGTGGAAGCTACAAACTAATAAATGAAACACCAAAACAACAAATAGATAAATTTCAGCCACAAGTTTTTACTAAATCAATAAATCAGCAATTAGTTAATAAAATTGATGAGCTTACTCAAAAGTATCAAACTACTACAGAAACATTTTTATTAACTTGTTGGCTAATTCTACTGTGGCGGCTAACTGGAACTTTTGATCTAATTATTGGTACTGCTTTTGATGGGCGGAACTATGAAGAATTAAAAGCAGGTTTAGGATTATTTACTAAATATGTGCCTCTGACTTGCCCGTTAGAAAATGACGATCGCTTCACTGATATACTAGTAAAAGTCAATTATACTACCACAGAAATGTCTGATTGGCAAGAATGCTTTAGCTGGGACGCTAATCAACAAGATGGTTCAATAGCCTTCTTTCCTTTCTGCTATGAGTTTACAGCCGCGCCTCAACCGCACAAAGCCGGGGAAGTTACATTCACACTTTACCACCATTACGTCTGTAGCGATCGCTTTAAAGTGAAACTGACTGCTGTACAAACAATTGATAATGAGTTAAAAGCAGAATTTCACTATGATGGTAACTTATTTGCCATAGCAGATATTGAGAATTTAGCTAATCAATTTGTCTGTTTGTTAGAAAGTGCTATTAAAAATCCCCAAGCCAACATTTCCCAGTTAAATATTTTAACCCCAGCAGAAAGAAAACAACTTTTAATAGATTTCAACAATACTCAAACTCCAGAATTACCTTATCAATGTATTCATCATTGGTTTGAAGCCCAATGTCAGCAAACACCAGATAATATTGCTGTTGTTTTTGCAGAACAAAAACTTACATATCAAGAGTTAAATAAACGTGCCAATCAACTAGCACATTATTTGCAAAGTTTAGGCTTAGGTTCAGAACAATTAATAGGTATTTGTGTAGAGCGTTCCTTATTAATGGTCATTGGTGTATTAGGTATCCTCAAAGCTGGTGCAGCTTATGTACCCATTGACCCTAATTATCCAACAGAACGTCAAGAATATATATTAGCAGATGCACAAATGTCATTATTGCTAACTCAAGCCAGTTTAGCAGCAAACTTCCCAGCAGATAATATCACAACTATTTGCCTAGATACTGATACTGAAGCTATAAACCAGCAACCACAAACAAACCCCATTAGCTCCACTAATGCTAATAATTTAGCCTATGTAATTTACACCTCTGGTTCTACTGGTAAACCCAAGGGAACTTTAATTGAGCATTCTGGATTAGTTAACTATCTCAACTGGTGTACACAAGTATATAAAGTTGAGCAAGGTTCAGGTACATTAGTTCATTCTTCTTTAGGCTTTGACTTAACCATCACCAGTTTATTTTCCCCTTTACTTGCAGGTAGCCAAGTAGAACTTCTACCCGAACATCAGGGTATAGAAACTCTAGCACAAACTATCAAAGCTAGAAGTAATCTTAGTCTAGTAAAAATTACCCCCGCTCATTTAGAATTACTCAGTCAACAATTAACAACCCAAGAAGCCGCAGGTAGAACAAACGCTTTTATTATCGGTGGTGAAAACCTCACCACACAACATATTAATTTCTGGCAAAAATACGCCCCTAATACTGTACTCATAAATGAATACGGCCCTACAGAAACTGTGGTAGGCTGCTGCATTTACCAAGTACCATCGACTCATAATTACTCAAGCTCAATTCCTATCGGTCATCCCATTGCTAACACCCAACTTTATGTTTTAGACCAATACTTACAACCAGTACCAAAAGGTGTGATAGGTGAGTTATATATTGGTGGTGCGGGATTAGCCAGAGGCTACCTAAATCAACCGGAATTAACTGCACAAAAGTTTATTCCTCACCCCTTTAATGATGAACCAGGAGCGCGTCTTTACAAAACAGGCGACCAAGTGCGCTGGCGTGTAGATGGGACTTTAGAATTTTTAGGACGCTTAGATGACCAAGTAAAACTACGGGGCTTTCGCATCGAGTTAGGCGAAATTGAAACTTTACTTTGTCAACACCCAACGGTGAAAGATGCAGTAGTAACGGTACGGGAAGATGTTGCTGGCGACCAACGTTTAGTGGCTTATTTGGTGGTACAACCAGAGTCTTTATCAGTAGAAGATTTACGGAGTTTCTTGCAACAAAAACTCCCAGATTACATGATACCTTCTGCCTTTCTACCCTTGCAAAACTTGCCGTTAACTGCCAATGGTAAAGTAGACCGTAAAGCCTTACCTGCACCGGATAAAATTAACGCAGAAATAGAGCAATTCTTTGTTGCACCTCGTAATTCCCTAGAAGCACAAATGGCGGAAATTTGGTCACAAGTGCTGAGAGTGGAAAAAGTTGGGAAAGTTGGGATACATCATAACTTTTTTACCTTGGGTGGACATTCCCTGCTGGTGACTCAATTAATATCGCGGATGCGGGATGCTTTGGGTGTGGAATTACTCATACAAGACGTTTTTGCAAATCCTACAGTAGCCGAGTTGTGTGTAATTGTCACCCAAAAACTAGCCGAACAAGTCGATGATGAAAGTTTAGCGCGATCGCTCGCCGAATTAGCAGACTTATCCGACGAAGACATCCAATTAATGCTTGCTGATAGCCAATAA
- a CDS encoding aldo/keto reductase, whose amino-acid sequence MIIPGKATLEGTKNYRDKHIHKYASEHFKTSNELIVSSIGIGTYLGQDDKETNYQVTQAIIESVKQGINLIDSAIVYRHQQGERCVGKALPYLIESENISRNELIICTKGGFLAEETTEYLNWFNQHYVDNNNSQITKTDLVQDSHCIHPEYLQHQIDLSLNNLGVETIDIYYIHNPEMQLLEISPDVFYQRLYLAFEVLESAIEAGKIATYGISTWEGLRVPKNHHQHLDLAKIKAIAAEVAGNKNDRFHFIQFPLNMGMPEALISPTQNVDGELVTVLEAACSLGLSSIASASLYQAKVIGRIPESVAHTMGNNFNSDSQRALQYTRSAPGLLSALVGMKKLEHIEENLKTQNYPSLTREELQEATYRIVEVLKSMQLISEKQNYDVSRLSSVANLCTS is encoded by the coding sequence ATGATAATACCCGGTAAAGCCACATTAGAAGGAACAAAAAACTATCGAGATAAGCATATTCACAAATATGCGTCCGAACATTTTAAAACAAGTAACGAATTAATTGTAAGTTCTATTGGCATTGGAACCTATCTTGGTCAAGATGATAAAGAAACTAACTACCAAGTTACCCAAGCTATTATTGAATCAGTGAAGCAGGGAATCAATTTAATTGATTCTGCAATTGTTTATCGTCATCAGCAAGGAGAACGTTGCGTAGGTAAAGCATTACCATATTTGATAGAATCGGAGAATATTTCCAGAAACGAATTGATTATCTGTACTAAAGGTGGTTTTCTAGCCGAAGAAACCACAGAATATCTAAATTGGTTTAACCAGCATTACGTTGATAATAATAATTCTCAAATTACTAAAACAGACTTAGTACAAGATAGCCACTGTATACATCCAGAATATTTACAACACCAAATTGATTTAAGTTTAAATAATTTGGGAGTGGAAACAATAGACATTTATTATATCCATAATCCCGAAATGCAGCTTTTAGAAATTTCACCAGATGTTTTCTACCAACGTTTATACCTAGCATTTGAAGTGTTAGAGTCAGCAATTGAAGCTGGGAAAATTGCTACTTATGGCATTTCTACTTGGGAGGGTTTGCGCGTACCAAAAAATCATCATCAACATCTAGATTTAGCAAAGATAAAGGCAATAGCTGCTGAAGTAGCTGGTAACAAAAATGATAGATTCCATTTCATTCAATTTCCTTTAAATATGGGTATGCCAGAAGCTCTAATTTCTCCTACTCAAAATGTTGATGGAGAGTTAGTTACCGTTTTGGAAGCTGCTTGTAGTTTAGGGTTAAGTTCAATAGCTAGCGCTTCTTTATACCAAGCAAAAGTTATAGGTAGAATACCTGAAAGTGTTGCTCATACTATGGGAAACAATTTCAATTCTGATTCTCAACGCGCATTACAATATACTCGCAGCGCACCTGGGTTACTCTCTGCACTTGTTGGAATGAAAAAGTTAGAACATATAGAGGAAAACTTAAAAACTCAGAATTATCCATCTTTAACAAGAGAAGAACTTCAAGAAGCGACTTACAGAATAGTAGAAGTTTTAAAATCTATGCAACTGATTAGCGAAAAGCAAAACTATGATGTATCTCGTTTATCTTCTGTAGCCAATTTATGTACTAGCTAA
- a CDS encoding non-ribosomal peptide synthetase, giving the protein MSSLLQKIAELSPEKRALLLQKLNQEKGKASPAKIPPQSRDTHKFPLSFSQQRLWFFSQLEPQSSAYNIPAAIRLTGRLNIAALENSINEIVHRHEILRTTFTVVDEEPVQVISSTTKLQLKIIDLQNIPATARETEALRLATVEAQTPFNLEKDSLLRVSLLRLGETDHVILFTMHHIVSDGWSTGILIRELTTVYQACNRGQPSNLPELPIQYADFAVWQRQWLQGEIYHKQLNYWKQQLGGELPVLKLPTDRPRPAIQTDRGATQTFTLSESLTAALKNLSQQEGVTLFMTLLAAFKVLLHRYTQQDDILVGTPIANRNRSEIEGLIGFFVNTLVLRSNLQANPTFKELLAQVREVTLGAYAHQDLPFEQLVEELQPERDLSHSSLFQVMFILQNAPTETLHLPDLTLNSLKVESQTANFDLTLSMVEVDTELMGSIEYNTDLFNADRITRMWGHFQTLLSGIIAHPEQNLSDLPLLTTAKHQQILTTWNSNKIFVPQQCIHQLFEAQVEKTPDAVAVVFEKGQLTYRELNKRANQLAHYLQTQGVKPEVLVGICLERSCELIVGILGVLKAGGAYLPLDPSYPQERLAYMLADAQAPVILTQKELANNLPIYNNQIICINDWKQITNNNNIENPLKEVVPNNLAYIIYTSGSTGKSKGVMIEHHSLVNAYLAWEEAYQLQSNATSHLQMASFSFDVFSGDLVRALCSGGKLVLCPRELLLEPDKLYQLMLQEKVDCAEFVPGVLRNLIQYLRQSQQRLDFMQLLICGSDSWYVQEYEEFRKFCSQKTRLINSFGLTEATIDSTYFETGTTESSIDQLVPIGRPFANTQIYILDHYLQPVPVGVTGEIYIGGAGLARGYFNRPYLTAEKFIPNLFTQKPGEYIYKTGDLGRWLSDGNIELIGRLDNQVKLRGFRIELGEIESILSKHPMVKECLVLIREDSPKQQQLVAYIVPNSTQPINSSNLQQFLQEQLPNYMIPTAFVFLAAFPTTPNGKINRRALPKPQLQERENTFIAARTETEIQLTKLWSEVLSVETVGIDDNFFEIGGNSLLTTKLILKIRAIFQVNLPLRILFESPTVASLAVILDKYHQAEYNNVFSPKNIIDWNQEIILDAKIYPDCDYQKLVIETNNILLTGATGFLGAFLLLELLQQTNAKIYCLVRATNLVAAKKKLQNTLESYLIWNESFSQRIIPVVGDLSLPLLGLKEPDFQELANRIDVIYHNGAWVNHIYPYSVLKAVNVLGTQEVLRLACRLKTKPVHFISTASIFSPLQGLDVTVVTEADCIDNHPVNSNGYVQTKWVGEQLIQTAKFRGLPISIYRIGRVSGHSQTGVFNVNDFVYKLIIGCIQLGSVPNRDIQEDIMPVDYVSQAIIHLSKQEKYLGKAFHLVNNQLLHTHTLLEVIQSFGYQIQQISYEDWRLKLINIAGASPEHPLYPLVPFFSEDTSDQQAVKTGRIKFDSQNAIAGLSNSQITYPNIDEQLISTYISYLKYHNFLPD; this is encoded by the coding sequence ATGAGTAGCCTGCTGCAAAAAATAGCTGAATTATCCCCCGAAAAACGCGCCCTGTTATTGCAGAAACTTAACCAGGAAAAAGGGAAAGCCTCACCAGCCAAAATTCCACCCCAAAGTCGAGATACTCATAAATTCCCCTTATCCTTTTCTCAACAAAGGCTATGGTTCTTCAGCCAGTTAGAACCGCAAAGCAGCGCCTATAACATCCCCGCCGCCATCCGTTTAACAGGAAGGCTAAACATAGCCGCCCTAGAAAACAGCATTAATGAAATAGTCCATCGTCATGAAATTTTACGCACTACATTCACAGTAGTAGACGAAGAACCAGTTCAAGTAATTAGTTCAACAACCAAGCTACAACTAAAAATCATTGATTTGCAGAATATCCCCGCCACCGCAAGGGAAACAGAAGCCCTCCGCCTAGCCACAGTAGAAGCGCAAACACCCTTCAACTTAGAAAAAGATTCACTACTGCGGGTGAGTCTGTTACGCTTGGGAGAGACAGACCATGTAATCTTGTTTACCATGCACCACATCGTGTCTGATGGCTGGTCAACAGGAATACTCATCCGTGAACTAACAACAGTTTATCAAGCCTGCAATCGCGGTCAGCCTAGCAATTTACCTGAACTACCTATCCAATATGCAGATTTTGCCGTTTGGCAACGCCAATGGTTACAAGGAGAAATTTACCACAAACAGTTAAACTATTGGAAGCAACAGTTAGGTGGTGAATTACCAGTCTTAAAATTACCCACAGACCGCCCACGCCCAGCAATTCAGACTGACCGAGGCGCAACTCAAACTTTCACACTCTCAGAGTCACTCACAGCAGCACTCAAAAACCTTTCCCAGCAAGAAGGAGTCACCTTATTTATGACCCTGCTGGCTGCATTTAAAGTATTGCTGCACCGTTATACTCAGCAGGATGATATTTTAGTTGGTACTCCCATTGCTAACCGCAACCGTTCAGAAATCGAAGGGTTAATTGGCTTTTTTGTTAATACTCTAGTATTGCGGAGTAACTTACAAGCAAACCCAACCTTTAAAGAATTACTAGCACAAGTTCGTGAAGTTACCCTTGGTGCATACGCTCATCAAGATTTACCATTTGAACAATTAGTTGAAGAACTACAACCAGAAAGAGATTTAAGCCATAGTTCACTGTTTCAGGTAATGTTCATTCTCCAAAATGCCCCTACAGAAACTCTACATTTGCCAGATTTAACTCTCAACTCCCTCAAAGTAGAAAGTCAGACAGCAAATTTTGATTTAACTCTTTCAATGGTAGAGGTAGATACAGAGCTTATGGGGTCAATAGAGTACAACACAGACTTATTTAATGCTGACAGAATTACGCGAATGTGGGGGCATTTCCAAACCTTATTATCAGGTATTATTGCCCATCCCGAACAAAATCTATCTGACTTACCACTATTAACAACAGCAAAACATCAGCAAATACTAACTACTTGGAATAGCAATAAAATTTTTGTACCTCAGCAGTGTATTCATCAACTGTTTGAAGCACAAGTTGAAAAAACACCTGATGCAGTAGCAGTAGTATTTGAGAAAGGCCAACTAACTTATAGAGAACTCAACAAACGCGCCAATCAACTAGCCCATTATTTACAAACTCAAGGAGTAAAACCAGAAGTATTAGTAGGTATTTGTTTAGAGCGTTCCTGTGAATTAATAGTAGGAATATTAGGCGTTCTCAAAGCAGGTGGAGCTTATCTTCCACTTGATCCATCCTATCCCCAAGAACGCTTGGCGTATATGTTAGCAGATGCTCAAGCGCCAGTCATTCTCACACAGAAAGAATTAGCAAACAATCTCCCAATTTACAACAACCAAATCATTTGTATCAATGACTGGAAGCAAATTACTAATAATAATAATATAGAAAATCCTCTCAAAGAGGTAGTACCAAATAACCTAGCTTACATTATCTATACCTCTGGTTCTACAGGTAAATCTAAAGGTGTGATGATAGAACATCACAGCTTAGTGAATGCTTACCTTGCTTGGGAAGAAGCTTATCAGTTGCAAAGCAACGCCACCTCTCATTTGCAAATGGCTAGTTTCTCCTTTGACGTTTTTTCTGGAGACTTAGTTCGCGCACTTTGTTCTGGCGGAAAATTGGTACTATGTCCGCGTGAATTATTACTAGAACCAGACAAACTTTATCAACTCATGCTTCAAGAAAAAGTAGACTGTGCAGAGTTTGTACCTGGAGTATTGAGAAATTTAATTCAATATCTACGACAAAGTCAACAACGCCTTGACTTTATGCAGTTGTTAATTTGTGGTTCTGATAGTTGGTATGTGCAGGAGTATGAAGAGTTTCGTAAATTTTGCAGTCAAAAAACTAGACTGATTAATTCCTTTGGTCTAACTGAAGCCACTATTGATAGTACCTATTTTGAAACTGGCACAACTGAATCATCCATAGATCAGTTAGTACCTATAGGGCGACCATTTGCTAATACTCAAATTTATATTTTAGACCATTACTTGCAACCCGTCCCTGTAGGCGTAACAGGAGAAATTTATATAGGTGGCGCTGGTTTGGCGCGGGGTTATTTCAATAGACCATATTTAACAGCAGAAAAATTTATTCCTAATTTATTTACTCAAAAGCCAGGAGAATACATTTACAAAACAGGTGATTTAGGACGATGGCTATCTGATGGGAATATAGAATTAATTGGTCGTCTCGATAATCAGGTAAAATTACGAGGATTCCGCATAGAATTAGGAGAAATTGAATCTATACTAAGTAAACACCCAATGGTCAAGGAGTGTTTAGTTTTAATTCGAGAAGATTCACCTAAACAACAGCAATTAGTTGCTTATATTGTCCCAAACTCAACACAGCCGATAAACTCTAGCAATTTGCAGCAGTTTCTACAAGAACAGCTACCCAACTACATGATACCCACTGCTTTTGTATTTTTGGCAGCTTTCCCCACTACACCCAATGGTAAAATTAACCGTCGCGCTTTACCTAAACCACAACTGCAAGAGCGTGAAAATACTTTTATTGCTGCTCGTACTGAAACAGAAATTCAGCTAACAAAACTTTGGTCTGAAGTGTTAAGTGTGGAAACAGTAGGTATTGATGATAACTTCTTTGAAATAGGAGGTAATTCTTTATTAACAACCAAGTTAATTTTGAAAATTCGGGCAATTTTTCAAGTAAATTTACCTTTACGTATTTTATTTGAATCTCCTACTGTAGCTAGTTTAGCTGTTATTTTAGACAAGTATCACCAAGCCGAATACAATAATGTATTCAGCCCAAAAAATATTATAGACTGGAATCAAGAAATTATTCTTGATGCAAAAATTTACCCAGATTGTGATTATCAGAAACTTGTAATTGAAACAAATAACATCCTATTAACAGGAGCAACTGGCTTTTTAGGTGCCTTCCTATTATTGGAACTTTTGCAGCAAACTAACGCCAAGATTTATTGCTTAGTACGCGCTACCAATTTAGTAGCAGCGAAGAAAAAACTCCAAAATACTTTAGAATCTTATTTAATCTGGAATGAGAGTTTTAGTCAGAGAATTATTCCTGTGGTAGGGGACTTATCTCTGCCATTATTGGGGTTGAAGGAGCCAGACTTTCAAGAGTTAGCTAATAGAATTGACGTTATTTATCATAATGGAGCTTGGGTAAATCATATTTATCCCTACTCTGTGTTAAAGGCTGTTAATGTTCTAGGAACACAAGAAGTTTTGAGATTAGCTTGTCGATTAAAAACAAAACCAGTACATTTTATTTCTACTGCAAGTATTTTTTCGCCCTTGCAAGGCTTGGATGTCACAGTAGTAACAGAAGCAGACTGTATTGATAATCATCCAGTAAATAGTAATGGTTATGTACAAACTAAATGGGTAGGTGAACAATTAATTCAAACCGCTAAATTTAGAGGTTTACCAATTAGTATTTACAGAATTGGTAGGGTTTCTGGTCATAGCCAAACAGGAGTATTTAACGTTAATGACTTTGTATACAAGCTGATAATTGGCTGTATTCAACTCGGCAGTGTTCCCAACCGAGATATTCAAGAAGATATCATGCCAGTTGATTACGTCAGCCAAGCAATTATCCACCTATCAAAACAAGAAAAATATTTAGGGAAAGCATTTCATTTAGTGAATAATCAACTTTTACACACACATACTTTACTTGAGGTAATTCAATCATTTGGTTATCAAATTCAACAAATATCTTATGAAGACTGGCGGTTGAAATTGATTAACATTGCAGGTGCTTCACCAGAACATCCTTTATATCCACTTGTACCATTCTTTTCAGAGGATACCTCAGATCAGCAAGCTGTAAAAACAGGGAGGATAAAGTTTGATAGTCAAAATGCGATCGCCGGACTATCGAACTCACAAATTACCTATCCAAACATTGATGAACAATTAATCTCAACATACATTTCCTATCTTAAATATCACAATTTTCTACCTGATTAA
- a CDS encoding thioesterase II family protein, translating to MIKTDISNNSWIISLKPNPQADLRLFCFPYAGGSYLIFRTWPDYLPPSVEVCAIELPGRGRQMKLPPYNKLEALVDAIASNIYPYLDKPFAFFGHSMGGLVSFELARLLRKRYGMVPAHLFISGRRAPQIPDTDSPIHNLPEPAFIEELRHLNGTPPAVLENAELMQLFLPILRSDFAVLETYTYTPEPPLECPITVFGGLQDSKVGCHEMQAWQEQTKADFNLHMFPGNHFFLHSSQSVLLEKLAKCLSQQLLA from the coding sequence ATGATCAAAACAGATATATCCAATAACTCATGGATAATTTCTCTTAAGCCAAATCCTCAAGCAGACTTGCGTTTATTTTGCTTTCCTTATGCGGGTGGAAGTTATTTAATTTTTCGTACTTGGCCAGACTATCTACCACCATCTGTAGAAGTTTGTGCAATCGAGCTTCCTGGTCGAGGAAGGCAAATGAAATTACCGCCATATAATAAACTAGAGGCACTTGTGGATGCGATCGCCTCCAATATTTACCCATATTTAGATAAACCATTCGCTTTCTTTGGTCACAGTATGGGGGGCTTGGTTAGCTTTGAATTAGCGCGTCTACTTCGTAAGAGATATGGTATGGTTCCAGCCCACCTATTTATATCTGGTCGCCGCGCCCCACAAATTCCCGATACAGATTCACCAATTCACAACCTCCCCGAACCTGCTTTTATCGAGGAACTGCGTCATCTTAATGGTACACCACCAGCAGTATTAGAAAATGCAGAACTCATGCAACTATTTCTGCCAATTTTACGCTCTGATTTTGCTGTTTTAGAAACTTATACTTATACTCCTGAACCACCTTTAGAATGTCCTATTACTGTTTTTGGTGGATTACAAGATTCAAAAGTCGGTTGTCATGAGATGCAAGCATGGCAAGAACAAACAAAAGCTGATTTTAATTTACATATGTTTCCCGGCAATCACTTTTTTCTACATTCTTCCCAATCTGTTTTATTAGAAAAGTTGGCTAAATGTTTGTCGCAACAGTTGCTAGCATAA
- a CDS encoding ABC transporter ATP-binding protein: protein MSHQINKGSLINSEPLPNAPILAVKGLGRKIQNQWLWRNLSFELLPGEQVAVVGVSGSGKSQLLRAIASLDLIQEGHIFFQGKSLDSCFIPQYRSQVIYLHQRPALWEGSVEDNLKQVYRLKAHRHQIYNRDLILDYLQLLNKPIDFLKRPVSAISGGESQIVAFLRALQLSPLVLLLDEPTASLDAITANHLEALVTAWRKENPQRTYLWTSHDPAQLQRITHRQINLKINE from the coding sequence ATGTCTCATCAAATAAATAAAGGCTCTCTTATTAATTCAGAACCACTGCCTAACGCTCCAATCTTAGCAGTAAAAGGCTTAGGTAGAAAAATTCAAAATCAATGGCTATGGCGTAATTTAAGTTTTGAACTCCTTCCAGGAGAACAAGTTGCTGTAGTTGGTGTTTCTGGTTCTGGTAAAAGCCAATTACTCAGAGCGATCGCCAGTCTTGATCTCATACAAGAAGGACATATCTTTTTTCAAGGGAAATCTCTTGATTCTTGCTTTATACCACAATATCGCTCTCAAGTGATTTATCTCCACCAACGCCCTGCTCTTTGGGAAGGAAGTGTGGAAGATAATCTTAAACAAGTTTATCGTTTAAAAGCTCATCGCCATCAAATTTATAACCGGGATCTAATTTTGGATTATTTACAGCTTTTAAATAAACCTATTGATTTTCTAAAACGCCCAGTGAGTGCAATTTCTGGAGGTGAGTCCCAAATCGTCGCTTTTTTACGTGCTTTGCAGCTTTCCCCTTTAGTATTATTACTCGATGAACCTACTGCCTCATTAGATGCCATAACAGCTAATCATTTAGAAGCTTTAGTTACAGCTTGGCGGAAAGAAAACCCTCAACGAACATACCTTTGGACAAGTCACGATCCTGCACAATTACAGCGCATTACCCATCGTCAAATTAACTTAAAAATTAACGAATAA